Genomic window (Dictyoglomus thermophilum H-6-12):
CCAAAACATAGATATTTCCATCATAATGAGGATAAAATCCCAATAATAATTTAAAAATAGTACTTTTTCCTCCGCCACTAGGACCAACAATTGCAATTTTCTCTCCTTCTTTCACCTCAAAGGAGATGCCTTTAAGAACCTCCTGAGTACTATCGTAGGAAAAAGAAACATTTTCAAACCTAATCACCCAATTATTCTTATTTATAATGTGAATATTCTTTTCATATTTTTTTCTTTCATTCTCTTCTTTAGATTTATCTAAAATCTCAAATATTCTCTCCGCTCCTGCAAGAGATATTTGTAAATTTGTCAAGAAGTTACCCAAAGAGCCAAAAAAATATACTACAGGTCCCATCAACTGAACAGCAGCCACCATATTTCCAAAAGTGATTTTATCCCTTATCATAAGATAACCTCCAAGAGCCAACATACCAAAGAATATAAAATATCCTACGGTGTAATTAAAAGAAGCCAGAATAGAGCTATAATTTACCCTTCTTAGAGCAAGTCTATAAAGGAGAGAGTTTATCTCCACATATTTCTTAAATATCATATCTGCGATATCAAAAGCACGTATTATGTAAGCTCCTCCAACAATATCTGACAATTTTTGAGTAACCTTAGAAAAAGCTTCCTGTATTTTATTACTTATCTCTCTTAGCCTTTTCATAAAAATAGCATTTACCAAAATATTCACAGAAGTTACTAAAACCACATAGAAGAATATGATTTTGTTGATAAGAAAGATTGCTACACTACATCCTATAGCACTTACAATGGACATCAATAAAACCATTAATTGCCAGGAATAAACTCCTTCTGCTGTATTTACATCAAAATTTATCCGAGACAAAAAATCTCCTGTATGATTTTTTTCAAACTCATACATAGGAAGATCTATTATGTGCTCAAAAAGTCTTCTTCTTATTATAATTGTGGTTTTTCTAACAGCATACTGATACAAGTAAGCAAAAATAGGTATTATTAAAAGAAACAAACCAAATCTTGTAAGCAAGTACCATACTCCCTCGGCAAGCTTATTTGTACTCTTCTCTATCATTCCATCGGAGATTAATTTTAAACTTATTGCTGCAAAATAATTTAATAGAAATACTTGAGAGGATAAGAATAACAAAGAAACTAAGTACATAATCCCTAAAAATATACTTCCCCCATCTTTCCACATAAAAGAAAAAAGTCTTATGAGCCTATTATTATTCATAGACTATACCCCCAACTCAACCTCTCCCAATTGTTTTGAATACAATTTATAATAAACTCCCTTTTTCTTTAACAAATACTCATGAGTTCCATCTTCTACAATTTTGCCATCCTCTATAACCAAAATCCTATCAACAAACTTTATAGAAGAATATCTATGCGCTATAACAATTAGGGTTTTGTCTTTTAACTTTTCAAAAAGAGTCTCTTGTATCTGAGCTTCTGTATTCGAATCAAGAGCAGAGGTAGCCTCATCCATAATAAAGATATCCGCTTCTTTTAATAGAAATCTCGCAAGGGCTATTCTCTGCCTCTCTCCTCCAGAAATCTTAAGAGCTCTTTCCCCTATCTCTTTATCAAAACCTCCAAGGTCAGAAATTATAAAATCATAAGCAAGAACCTTCTTTGAAACCTCCTCAATTTTTTTATTGTCCACATTGTAGTTTCCATACCTTATATTCTCCTCTACAGACTCAGGAAACAGATAAACATCCTGATTTGCCACAGATATCCTACCTCTAAGAGAAGAAAGATTCCATTCATTAAGATCTATTCCCAACACCTTTATATGGCCTTTTGTAGGTTTATAAAGTCCAAGAATAAGCTTTACTATAGTAGATTTACCTCCACCACTTTCACCTACTATAGCCACCTTCTCCTCTTTCTTAATCTTAAAAGACACATCTTTAAGAATGTAATCAGCCCCATCATAAGAAAAACTCACATTC
Coding sequences:
- a CDS encoding ABC transporter ATP-binding protein, with product MNNNRLIRLFSFMWKDGGSIFLGIMYLVSLLFLSSQVFLLNYFAAISLKLISDGMIEKSTNKLAEGVWYLLTRFGLFLLIIPIFAYLYQYAVRKTTIIIRRRLFEHIIDLPMYEFEKNHTGDFLSRINFDVNTAEGVYSWQLMVLLMSIVSAIGCSVAIFLINKIIFFYVVLVTSVNILVNAIFMKRLREISNKIQEAFSKVTQKLSDIVGGAYIIRAFDIADMIFKKYVEINSLLYRLALRRVNYSSILASFNYTVGYFIFFGMLALGGYLMIRDKITFGNMVAAVQLMGPVVYFFGSLGNFLTNLQISLAGAERIFEILDKSKEENERKKYEKNIHIINKNNWVIRFENVSFSYDSTQEVLKGISFEVKEGEKIAIVGPSGGGKSTIFKLLLGFYPHYDGNIYVLGKEIRSYTLEELRNLISYMPQDVYLFNTSVYENIRYGNLRAKDGEITEALKRSNSYDFVIKLPDGLSTKVGERGVFLSGGQRQRLSIARAILKNSPILLLDEATSSLDSESENLVIQALNNLIKDKTALIIAHRLSTVKDVDRIIVIDGGKIVEEGNHSELLEKGGKYKELWDKGFQVNGREGRE